The following are encoded in a window of Callithrix jacchus isolate 240 chromosome 9, calJac240_pri, whole genome shotgun sequence genomic DNA:
- the SPX gene encoding spexin isoform X1 — protein MLIRNPPSLNGGLLVLVQMGTRVAWETTAPAVNPTSAPKRPCGVWPGAGLSPGLQGAWLRRRLRWERWKLDSPRHPNLEQPAPSPRPGTARCGEELWCKPGLSRAGQSLNPGSRLCRGSALHLRPEPEEGPLRPTTAG, from the coding sequence ATGCTTATTAGAAATCCTCCATCCTTAAATGGAGGGTTGCTTGTCTTGGTCCAAATGGGGACTCGGGTTGCCTGGGAAACAACCGCACCGGCGGTGAACCCGACCTCGGCTCCAAAGCGCCCTTGCGGCGTCTGGCCAGGCGCGGGGCTTTCTCCTGGTCTCCAGGGCGCCTGGCTCCGCCGGAGGTTGCGCTGGGAGCGCTGGAAACTCGACAGCCCGCGCCACCCTAACCTGGAGCAACCTGCCCCCTCCCCACGCCCGGGGACTGCACGGTGCGGGGAGGAGCTGTGGTGTAAGCCCGGGTTGTCCCGGGCAGGGCAGTCGTTGAACCCTGGGTCTCGCCTTTGCAGAGGGTCGGCGCTTCATCTCCGACCAGAGCCGGAGGAAGGACCTCTCCGACCGACCACTGCCGG